The following are encoded together in the Streptomyces sp. NBC_00341 genome:
- a CDS encoding DUF397 domain-containing protein, whose product MGTQAEKDELYALDISGVEWLSAPGTEDAEERVEIAHLPGGAVAMRSSLDPETVLRYTEAEWRAFVLGARDGEFDLK is encoded by the coding sequence ATGGGCACGCAGGCGGAGAAGGACGAGCTGTACGCACTCGACATCTCGGGAGTGGAGTGGCTGAGTGCGCCCGGCACCGAGGATGCCGAGGAGCGCGTCGAGATCGCACATCTGCCCGGCGGGGCGGTGGCGATGAGGTCCTCGCTGGATCCCGAGACCGTACTGCGCTACACGGAGGCCGAGTGGCGCGCCTTCGTACTGGGTGCCCGGGACGGCGAGTTCGACCTCAAGTAG
- the rpsO gene encoding 30S ribosomal protein S15 — MPLDAATKKQIMTEFAQKEGDTGSPEVQVAMLSRRISDLTEHLKTHKHDHHSRRGLLILVGQRRRLLQYLAKKDIQRFRALVDRLGIRRGAAGGAK; from the coding sequence GTGCCGCTCGACGCCGCTACGAAGAAGCAGATCATGACCGAGTTCGCGCAGAAGGAGGGCGACACCGGTTCCCCCGAGGTTCAGGTGGCCATGCTCTCCCGCCGCATCTCGGACCTCACGGAGCACCTCAAGACGCACAAGCACGACCACCACTCCCGTCGTGGTCTGCTGATCCTGGTCGGCCAGCGTCGCCGCCTTCTGCAGTACCTGGCCAAGAAGGACATCCAGCGCTTCCGTGCGCTCGTCGACCGCCTCGGCATCCGCCGTGGCGCGGCCGGCGGCGCCAAGTAA